One genomic region from Saprospiraceae bacterium encodes:
- a CDS encoding AAA family ATPase codes for MISRTLQIAQMKDILHLKRSSFVAVTGRRRVGKTYLIEEVYKKHICLSVTGIQSGDKQTQIINFEDKIIEKFKKVLSKPSKNWQELFILLKKALKTLPKNKKQVIFLDELPWMNTAKSNFIQLLAHLWNDYLSKEKHFILVICGSSTSWIHQKIINDKGGFHNRLTHSIHLDPFTLSETKQFLQSKKITLTDTAIAEIYMAIGGIPFYLEEIKRGESTRASIERMCFKTGGILKKEYENLYRALFDNAILHESVVAALALSKSGLTRDEIISNSKVRAGGPIQRTLDDLKISGFIVEENQFGKRKRGAIYRLIDEYSVFYHRFIKNQKQTKSDIWSLVSNTQSYKIWRGYAFETLCLKHIEEIKHALGIGKVYTETSTYKYQNQKEGIWIDFVIDRKDAAINLCECKFYEAPFEITKIYGGDLQKRKFIFREKTNTKKSVFTTLITNHPLKVNQYSLEVVDASIHVSELM; via the coding sequence ATGATATCGAGGACACTCCAGATAGCTCAAATGAAAGATATACTTCACCTAAAAAGATCATCCTTCGTGGCAGTGACCGGTCGGCGTCGGGTCGGCAAAACATACCTTATAGAAGAAGTATACAAAAAACATATCTGTCTTTCAGTAACTGGCATACAGTCCGGAGACAAACAGACCCAAATCATAAACTTTGAAGATAAAATCATCGAAAAATTTAAAAAAGTCTTGTCTAAGCCTTCAAAAAACTGGCAGGAACTGTTCATCTTGTTGAAGAAGGCATTAAAAACATTGCCAAAAAATAAAAAGCAGGTCATATTTCTGGATGAATTACCATGGATGAACACCGCTAAATCAAATTTTATTCAACTTCTTGCTCATTTATGGAATGATTATTTATCAAAGGAGAAGCATTTTATATTAGTCATATGTGGATCATCTACATCCTGGATCCATCAAAAGATAATAAACGATAAAGGGGGCTTTCATAATCGTCTAACACACAGCATCCACCTGGATCCATTTACCTTGTCTGAAACAAAACAATTTTTACAATCAAAAAAAATTACTTTAACCGATACGGCCATAGCAGAAATATATATGGCTATTGGCGGCATTCCTTTCTATTTGGAAGAAATAAAAAGAGGTGAAAGCACAAGAGCAAGTATAGAAAGAATGTGCTTCAAAACCGGGGGCATTCTAAAGAAAGAATACGAAAATCTATATAGAGCTCTATTCGACAATGCGATATTACATGAGTCCGTTGTCGCTGCACTAGCTCTATCCAAATCAGGTCTTACAAGGGATGAAATAATATCAAATTCAAAAGTCCGTGCTGGAGGGCCCATTCAAAGGACCCTGGATGATTTAAAAATATCGGGATTTATCGTCGAAGAAAATCAGTTTGGCAAAAGGAAAAGAGGGGCAATTTACAGACTGATCGACGAATACTCTGTATTCTATCATCGATTCATAAAAAATCAAAAACAGACCAAATCTGATATTTGGTCGCTGGTTTCCAATACACAGTCATACAAAATTTGGCGAGGGTATGCGTTTGAAACACTTTGTCTAAAACACATAGAGGAGATAAAACATGCCTTGGGCATCGGTAAAGTTTATACAGAGACTTCGACCTATAAATACCAAAATCAAAAGGAAGGTATTTGGATAGACTTCGTAATAGATAGAAAAGATGCGGCAATAAACCTTTGCGAATGTAAATTCTATGAAGCTCCGTTCGAAATAACAAAAATATATGGAGGGGATCTTCAAAAAAGGAAATTTATCTTTCGCGAAAAAACGAATACTAAAAAGTCAGTATTTACCACGCTGATCACCAATCATCCCCTCAAAGTAAATCAATATTCATTGGAAGTAGTTGATGCCAGTATACATGTAAGTGAATTGATGTAG
- a CDS encoding type II toxin-antitoxin system PemK/MazF family toxin → MNYITGRGDIIMIDCDPSLGHEQKGKRPALVSSVEEFNVLGISYLMTITSKINPEDKKFIPNEFFGFISSIKTWLKEKI, encoded by the coding sequence ATGAATTATATAACGGGGCGTGGAGATATCATCATGATAGATTGTGATCCTTCTTTAGGGCATGAGCAAAAGGGCAAGAGACCAGCCTTAGTAAGTTCTGTTGAAGAATTTAATGTTCTGGGAATTTCATACCTGATGACGATTACTTCTAAAATCAATCCGGAGGATAAAAAATTCATCCCTAATGAATTTTTTGGGTTTATTTCATCAATAAAAACATGGCTGAAGGAGAAGATTTAG
- a CDS encoding TIM barrel protein gives MKKSRRTFIKSIPVLSLLPLGIEKPGQYPISSNTYDWLTFFRRDGKEWGKDLDEDIKLYATSGLTAIEPSLDSEKMAIDYISVLKKYHIQMPSVYVGSVLHQAEKVQATLQHILRIADVVRGHGTKIIVTNPNPITWSQPTNKSDEELRTQVRALEELGAKLRAKGLHLAYHTHNMELRAGAREFHHMLQNTTARNVSFCFDVHWVYRGSDDSELAVFDVLKMYGHRVIELHIRQSQQGIWKETFSAEGDIDYSRFAAELKRLKVMPHLVIEQCLEEKTPNTMSVVEAHRMDLMNVKRVFR, from the coding sequence ATGAAAAAAAGCCGAAGAACATTTATTAAATCGATTCCGGTCCTTTCATTATTGCCTCTGGGTATAGAAAAGCCTGGTCAATATCCGATCTCATCCAACACCTATGATTGGCTTACGTTTTTTCGTCGCGACGGAAAAGAATGGGGCAAAGACCTGGATGAAGATATCAAACTGTATGCTACCTCAGGTCTTACTGCAATAGAACCTAGCCTGGATTCTGAAAAGATGGCCATCGATTATATATCCGTATTGAAAAAGTATCATATTCAGATGCCATCAGTTTATGTAGGCAGTGTGTTACATCAGGCAGAAAAAGTTCAAGCTACGCTACAACATATCCTACGAATAGCGGATGTCGTCAGAGGGCATGGTACCAAAATTATTGTGACCAATCCGAATCCTATCACCTGGAGTCAACCAACAAATAAGTCTGATGAGGAACTCCGAACACAAGTCAGGGCACTGGAGGAGTTAGGAGCCAAACTCAGAGCTAAAGGTCTCCATCTCGCCTATCATACTCACAATATGGAGTTGAGGGCCGGAGCAAGAGAATTTCACCATATGCTCCAAAACACCACGGCCAGAAATGTATCTTTTTGTTTTGATGTCCATTGGGTCTATAGAGGATCGGATGATTCCGAACTGGCTGTGTTTGATGTATTAAAGATGTATGGGCATCGGGTCATTGAATTGCATATCAGACAATCACAGCAGGGTATCTGGAAAGAGACTTTTTCTGCAGAGGGTGATATAGATTATAGCAGATTTGCTGCCGAATTAAAAAGATTAAAAGTCATGCCTCACCTGGTCATCGAACAGTGCCTGGAGGAAAAGACACCTAATACAATGAGCGTTGTAGAAGCCCACAGGATGGATTTGATGAATGTAAAAAGGGTGTTTAGGTGA
- a CDS encoding PQQ-binding-like beta-propeller repeat protein: MKYALTLLVITFSFLFSCKRSESDPASFTYQAGKDYPNYGGNKANNRYSPLSQINLENVQNLQVAWQYMANELPDTTGGKRRRIGEIQCQPIVIDGILYGTSTELHVFALKANTGEELWKFKPDLTNPQQPSNSNRGVTYWENGSDKRILYTAGYFIYALNATDGKIITSFGQGGRVDLHTGLGEGINHEVNNLRVTATSPGIIYKNTFIIGSSLPEGGDAAPGHIRAFDVLTGQLKWVFHTIPQPGEFGYDTWPKDAYQKFGGVNNWSGMSVDDQRGVVYFGTGSPSSDYYGGDREGANLFANSIVALDAVTGVRKWHHQAIHHDLWDRDFPIPPNLTTIDFNGQKRDVVVQVGKDGYVYVLDRDSGESLFPLEERSVPTDGLPGEHPYPVQSLPSKPKSLMPQIFTEGEITNISPESHEFVKNRLKEFPPTTDQFTPPSSKGTILFGYSGGAEWGGNAIDPEGILYQNVNIAPWELWMTDKATRNKELMTLSKGNSLFIKNCAACHGADRKGNGSVVPTLIDIGKKRTADQISTLVQLGNGRMPAFPYLGEGDRKALADYLLNKEPKPSSTAREEHKIPDTIAINKTVFPYDPEYTIKVWQRFTDQNGYPAIKPPWGTFNAIDLKTGDYLWSVPIGEFPELTAKGVLQTGTETYGGPVVTASGLIFIASTRDERFRAFDKKTGKVVWEYQLPAGGFSTPISYEVDGRQYIALAVGGARGAKPGGWYMAFALK; encoded by the coding sequence ATGAAGTATGCTTTGACTCTATTGGTCATCACCTTCTCCTTTTTATTCAGCTGTAAACGGTCGGAATCAGATCCTGCTTCGTTTACCTATCAGGCAGGTAAAGATTATCCCAATTATGGGGGTAATAAGGCAAATAACCGATATTCTCCATTGTCACAAATCAACCTTGAAAATGTGCAAAACCTCCAGGTGGCATGGCAGTATATGGCCAACGAGCTTCCCGATACCACCGGAGGGAAACGAAGGAGAATCGGGGAGATCCAATGTCAGCCCATAGTCATCGACGGCATACTTTATGGTACCAGTACCGAACTCCATGTATTTGCCTTAAAAGCCAATACCGGAGAGGAGCTTTGGAAGTTTAAACCGGATCTCACAAATCCGCAACAACCGAGTAATTCCAATAGAGGCGTTACCTATTGGGAAAATGGTTCGGACAAACGAATATTGTATACAGCAGGTTATTTTATATACGCTTTGAATGCTACGGATGGTAAAATCATTACCTCATTTGGCCAAGGTGGAAGAGTAGATCTTCATACCGGACTGGGTGAGGGGATCAATCATGAGGTCAATAATCTTCGGGTGACTGCTACTTCACCGGGTATCATCTATAAAAATACCTTTATCATTGGCTCCAGCTTGCCTGAAGGTGGTGATGCCGCTCCAGGGCATATCAGGGCATTTGATGTATTGACGGGTCAGTTGAAATGGGTGTTCCATACCATCCCGCAGCCTGGCGAGTTTGGGTATGATACCTGGCCCAAAGACGCTTATCAGAAATTTGGAGGAGTCAATAATTGGTCTGGCATGTCTGTGGATGACCAAAGAGGGGTAGTCTATTTTGGTACCGGGTCGCCATCATCCGATTATTATGGTGGCGATCGTGAAGGCGCCAATCTATTTGCCAATTCTATTGTCGCACTTGATGCTGTGACAGGGGTGCGTAAATGGCATCACCAGGCCATACATCATGATCTTTGGGACCGCGATTTCCCGATTCCACCCAATCTTACCACCATAGATTTTAATGGTCAAAAACGGGATGTAGTGGTACAGGTTGGCAAAGATGGGTATGTATATGTGCTCGACAGAGATTCGGGCGAATCCCTCTTCCCATTAGAAGAAAGATCTGTGCCTACTGATGGTTTGCCTGGCGAACATCCATACCCTGTGCAATCTTTGCCCAGTAAACCAAAATCCTTAATGCCTCAGATTTTTACAGAAGGTGAAATCACCAATATCTCTCCTGAATCTCATGAGTTTGTAAAAAACAGGTTGAAAGAATTTCCTCCTACGACTGATCAGTTTACTCCACCGAGTTCGAAAGGGACCATTTTATTTGGATACAGCGGAGGTGCGGAATGGGGCGGCAATGCCATAGATCCAGAAGGAATCTTATATCAAAATGTAAATATCGCCCCCTGGGAGCTCTGGATGACAGATAAAGCCACGCGCAATAAAGAGCTGATGACCTTATCAAAAGGCAATTCGCTGTTTATCAAAAATTGCGCTGCCTGTCACGGAGCTGATCGCAAAGGCAATGGAAGTGTCGTGCCAACATTGATAGATATCGGCAAAAAAAGAACTGCCGATCAGATCAGTACATTGGTGCAGCTTGGCAATGGCCGAATGCCCGCTTTTCCTTATCTCGGTGAGGGAGATCGAAAGGCATTGGCGGATTATTTGCTCAACAAAGAACCAAAACCTTCGTCCACCGCACGCGAAGAACATAAGATCCCCGATACCATAGCCATAAATAAAACTGTGTTCCCTTATGATCCTGAATACACAATAAAAGTTTGGCAGCGATTTACAGATCAAAATGGGTACCCTGCTATCAAACCGCCCTGGGGTACTTTCAATGCGATCGATCTCAAGACAGGCGATTATCTATGGTCGGTCCCTATCGGTGAATTTCCCGAACTGACTGCCAAAGGGGTACTGCAGACAGGCACCGAGACTTACGGAGGGCCTGTGGTGACTGCAAGCGGCTTGATCTTTATAGCGTCTACCCGGGACGAACGATTCAGGGCTTTTGATAAAAAAACAGGTAAAGTGGTATGGGAATATCAGCTTCCGGCAGGAGGATTTTCTACTCCTATCAGCTATGAGGTAGATGGTAGACAATATATCGCATTGGCAGTTGGAGGTGCCAGAGGAGCCAAACCTGGGGGATGGTATATGGCATTTGCCTTGAAGTAG
- a CDS encoding mandelate racemase/muconate lactonizing enzyme family protein, with translation MKRNIRQLIESYQALKNPPTAPGPILSAGDDRRTFLKKSVLGGISLAGVMGLGPQETIAMTTSSISRYSAPTDLKITDMRYTTITNGNGATNARNVMLRIDTNQGIYGLGEVRDGGDARFALYLKSRLLGLNPINVEMIFKIIKQFGGHGRMGGGVCGVEMALWDLAGKAFNVPVWAMLGGRYREQVRLYSYIPNSGGKPLAEVDMTEFKADVKHRMVDQGYTWLKMHPGIEKISKIPGTTVNTKFTPGFNDKVQSSRAQSFLHYQNTRHAFTNIQITDKGLDELAKYVDMVRSVVGYDIPLSGDHQGHFDINTCIRVGNALERFNMAALEDFLPWDLTEQWKTLTDSINTPTVTGEDIYLKEAFINLCDAHAVDIVQPDMGSSGGILETKKIGDYAEEKDTAMIMHFAGTPICFMANVHMAAATQNALALEIPNQCSDNPWWPNLVRMVGKKPMITKGFANVPDDAPGLGVELNDEEIKKHLHPEDTSYFAPTPQWNDLRSYDRLWS, from the coding sequence ATGAAAAGAAACATCAGGCAACTCATTGAGTCTTACCAGGCCTTGAAGAATCCACCAACTGCCCCTGGCCCTATTCTTTCAGCAGGTGATGACCGTAGGACTTTCCTCAAAAAATCTGTTTTAGGCGGCATTTCTCTTGCAGGGGTAATGGGACTTGGTCCACAGGAGACTATTGCGATGACTACCTCCAGTATATCGAGATACAGCGCTCCTACCGATCTTAAGATCACGGATATGAGATACACCACGATCACCAATGGCAACGGGGCTACTAACGCTCGCAATGTAATGCTACGCATTGATACCAACCAGGGGATTTATGGCTTGGGTGAAGTGCGTGATGGAGGAGATGCCAGATTTGCACTCTATCTCAAAAGCCGCCTCCTGGGTCTAAATCCGATCAATGTGGAGATGATATTCAAGATCATCAAACAGTTTGGTGGCCATGGTCGTATGGGTGGGGGTGTCTGTGGCGTCGAAATGGCGCTTTGGGATCTGGCTGGCAAAGCATTTAATGTGCCGGTCTGGGCGATGCTGGGTGGTCGGTATAGAGAGCAGGTCCGCTTGTATTCTTACATCCCAAACTCAGGCGGCAAACCTTTGGCTGAAGTAGATATGACTGAATTCAAAGCGGATGTCAAGCATCGCATGGTAGACCAGGGATATACCTGGCTCAAAATGCATCCCGGTATAGAAAAGATAAGCAAGATCCCGGGTACTACTGTCAATACTAAATTTACACCAGGATTTAATGATAAGGTACAGTCGTCCAGGGCTCAGAGTTTTCTGCATTATCAGAATACACGGCATGCTTTTACCAATATTCAGATCACTGATAAAGGATTGGATGAATTGGCAAAGTATGTCGACATGGTGCGGAGTGTAGTGGGATATGATATTCCCTTGTCAGGTGATCACCAGGGCCATTTTGATATCAACACCTGTATTCGTGTAGGCAATGCACTGGAGCGATTTAATATGGCTGCGCTGGAAGATTTTTTGCCCTGGGATTTGACAGAACAATGGAAGACACTTACGGATTCCATCAATACACCTACGGTTACAGGAGAAGATATCTATCTCAAAGAAGCATTTATAAACTTATGTGATGCCCATGCGGTCGACATTGTACAACCGGATATGGGATCTTCCGGAGGTATCCTCGAAACCAAGAAGATCGGTGATTATGCTGAAGAAAAGGATACCGCAATGATCATGCATTTTGCCGGCACTCCAATATGTTTCATGGCCAATGTACATATGGCGGCTGCTACGCAAAATGCCCTGGCCCTCGAGATACCCAATCAATGTTCCGACAATCCCTGGTGGCCTAATTTGGTCAGGATGGTTGGTAAAAAACCGATGATCACCAAAGGATTTGCCAATGTGCCGGATGATGCCCCAGGTTTAGGCGTGGAGCTGAATGATGAAGAGATAAAAAAACACTTACATCCGGAGGATACAAGTTATTTTGCCCCGACACCACAATGGAATGACTTGAGATCTTATGATAGACTTTGGAGTTAA
- a CDS encoding type II toxin-antitoxin system RelE/ParE family toxin, whose translation MIRSFKSKSLKQLWDSGYSPSLPQDQVKKILQMLVVIDNVELVPQDFEFFKSWKAHPHKGKMKGMWSFKVKENWRIVFEFYKQDAFNIDYVDYH comes from the coding sequence ATGATAAGAAGTTTTAAAAGTAAATCTTTAAAACAATTATGGGATTCAGGTTATTCACCGTCTCTTCCCCAAGATCAAGTTAAAAAAATTCTACAAATGTTGGTGGTGATCGACAATGTTGAACTTGTGCCTCAAGACTTTGAATTTTTTAAAAGTTGGAAAGCACATCCCCATAAGGGCAAAATGAAAGGAATGTGGAGTTTTAAGGTGAAAGAAAATTGGAGAATTGTATTTGAATTTTATAAACAAGATGCGTTCAATATAGATTATGTAGACTACCATTAA
- a CDS encoding HigA family addiction module antidote protein — protein MKLNKSKFKAIHPGELLKSELIDERKLTITSIAGMLKVSRQALSNVLNSKASISPEMAWRISIVFGGNPEIWMRLQTKFDLQKAGKRIERLKLVPLT, from the coding sequence ATGAAATTAAATAAGTCAAAATTTAAAGCAATTCATCCTGGTGAGCTGTTAAAATCGGAACTAATAGATGAAAGAAAGCTAACTATCACCAGTATCGCAGGTATGCTCAAAGTATCCCGCCAAGCACTCTCAAACGTATTAAATTCCAAAGCTTCCATTTCTCCAGAGATGGCATGGCGCATATCGATAGTTTTTGGCGGAAACCCTGAGATTTGGATGAGATTACAAACCAAATTTGACCTCCAAAAAGCTGGAAAAAGAATTGAAAGACTCAAGCTTGTGCCTTTAACTTAG
- a CDS encoding RraA family protein, giving the protein MNLLTKVSMTILSIVVMHRNTICQTIPKDELIFLTSEWKGERFADGRPKIADDLLTRARNINIDDAWTVLKNYGYVNQYEGNWKMVKENEPVIGRAVTAMFMPSRPDIEKNIKSRGIARDGRKGNTNAWPIETLVKGDVYVADGFGKVGGGTLMGSTLATSIFAKSGNGVIFNGASRDLGEIQQIEGFNAYVRDFHPSFLEEMVLMGLNTPVRIGNAMVLPGDLVIAMREGVLFVPAHMAEEVVATAEFVVRKDKFGYEMVKTAKYSTGQIDSQWTDEIKSEFIKWLSKHPELGTMSKAELDKVMSKRTW; this is encoded by the coding sequence ATGAATCTACTGACCAAAGTTTCGATGACTATATTATCCATTGTTGTGATGCATCGCAACACAATTTGTCAGACCATTCCCAAAGACGAACTCATCTTCCTTACTTCAGAATGGAAAGGCGAGCGCTTTGCAGATGGTAGACCAAAGATCGCAGATGATCTTTTGACCCGCGCCAGAAATATCAATATCGATGATGCCTGGACTGTATTAAAAAACTACGGTTATGTCAACCAATATGAAGGCAATTGGAAGATGGTTAAAGAAAATGAACCTGTCATCGGTCGAGCAGTGACTGCCATGTTCATGCCAAGTCGACCCGATATCGAAAAAAATATAAAGAGCCGTGGAATTGCCAGAGACGGAAGAAAAGGCAATACCAATGCCTGGCCCATAGAGACCCTGGTCAAAGGTGATGTATATGTCGCAGATGGCTTTGGTAAGGTCGGTGGTGGTACACTGATGGGATCTACTTTGGCCACTTCTATTTTTGCAAAATCCGGCAATGGCGTCATCTTTAATGGTGCATCCAGAGATCTCGGTGAGATCCAGCAAATAGAGGGTTTCAACGCCTATGTGCGGGATTTTCATCCTTCTTTTCTGGAAGAAATGGTGCTCATGGGATTGAATACCCCTGTGCGCATAGGCAATGCCATGGTGCTACCGGGCGACCTGGTCATCGCCATGAGAGAAGGTGTGCTCTTCGTCCCGGCCCACATGGCAGAAGAAGTAGTGGCTACAGCCGAGTTTGTTGTGAGAAAAGACAAATTTGGTTATGAAATGGTCAAAACGGCTAAGTACTCTACCGGGCAGATTGATAGTCAATGGACGGATGAGATCAAGTCTGAATTCATTAAGTGGTTGTCAAAACATCCGGAGCTTGGTACGATGAGCAAGGCTGAATTGGATAAAGTGATGAGTAAGAGGACCTGGTGA
- a CDS encoding RraA family protein encodes MYKIKTLFLAILMLNIWNLQSQSLGASPDQVKALTSLWQGERFADGRPKVSDVVLEALESATLEQIWGFLGRKGYRNQVEKDWVILKPGETMVGRVVTAQFMPSRPDLDSLVRKLGREEGRSQKGGTNLWPIDVLTKGDIYVADGFGKIKDGTLIGSSLGNAIVGKTGKGVIFYGSVRDMQELKDTKGFNAWVKGHDPSYIKDMTPTGINTPIRIGQATVLPGDVVFANEYGVVFIPAHLVEELAKNSTLVGLRDEFERFLLQQNKYPSGQIHGDWADDIKNEFRAWFAKYPKKVAASKQDIEEYLKKGD; translated from the coding sequence ATGTATAAAATAAAAACCTTGTTCCTGGCGATTCTTATGTTGAATATTTGGAACCTTCAAAGTCAATCATTGGGTGCATCCCCTGACCAGGTAAAAGCACTTACCTCTCTCTGGCAAGGGGAGCGATTTGCTGATGGTCGTCCCAAAGTGTCGGATGTGGTCCTGGAAGCCCTGGAGAGTGCTACGCTCGAACAGATCTGGGGTTTTCTGGGTCGAAAAGGTTATCGCAACCAGGTAGAGAAAGATTGGGTCATACTCAAGCCCGGAGAGACGATGGTAGGTAGGGTAGTCACTGCCCAGTTTATGCCCTCCCGGCCTGACCTGGACTCTCTTGTGAGAAAACTTGGTCGGGAAGAAGGCCGATCACAAAAAGGAGGCACCAACCTCTGGCCCATCGATGTATTGACCAAAGGGGATATTTATGTGGCCGATGGATTCGGAAAAATCAAAGATGGTACTTTGATAGGATCGAGTCTCGGCAATGCGATTGTGGGCAAAACCGGCAAAGGGGTGATCTTTTATGGCTCTGTGAGGGACATGCAAGAGCTAAAAGATACCAAAGGATTTAATGCATGGGTCAAGGGACATGACCCTTCATACATTAAAGACATGACGCCTACCGGTATCAATACCCCTATTCGTATAGGCCAGGCTACTGTATTGCCGGGTGATGTGGTTTTTGCCAATGAATATGGTGTAGTGTTTATACCTGCCCACCTGGTGGAAGAGCTGGCTAAAAACTCCACACTGGTCGGTCTAAGAGATGAATTCGAGCGATTTTTATTACAACAAAATAAATACCCCTCTGGTCAAATCCATGGTGACTGGGCGGATGATATTAAAAATGAATTCAGGGCCTGGTTTGCAAAATATCCTAAAAAAGTAGCTGCAAGTAAACAAGATATAGAAGAGTATCTCAAAAAAGGTGATTAA
- a CDS encoding alpha/beta hydrolase, with translation MKLKSLIYLFLWIPLIFLQCQKDGLTGGDDNNGGNQNITYGKNRFITRIDGDDREYWVHIPNSYTGKTEVPMVFMLHGTSGDGEEFYNHSGWREVGDAENIITVYPSSWRYCIHTDGETKTITKWNTVPDCEWTYCDGQKPRDDIKFLSAIITEMGSKYKIDDKRIYLVGFSNGGQMAAKCSISLSDKLAAVVSSAGSFYLDTVYQPKRKLPVLYQVGNEDYGPGNTGPAIPASAFTTLLTTPDLVFKNGKFNIIATDHIRNFSLNPKFVITGDTTKAIIATYKPLSASDKHEFQFVMIKGLKHAYPNGENHPMEAAVLNWAWMKNFSL, from the coding sequence ATGAAACTCAAAAGCCTTATCTACCTTTTCCTCTGGATTCCTTTGATCTTCTTACAGTGTCAAAAAGATGGACTCACAGGAGGAGATGATAACAATGGTGGAAATCAAAATATCACCTATGGCAAAAACAGGTTCATCACCAGGATTGATGGTGATGATAGAGAGTATTGGGTGCACATTCCCAACTCCTACACCGGAAAAACTGAAGTGCCTATGGTATTTATGCTACACGGCACCAGTGGTGACGGAGAAGAGTTTTATAATCATTCAGGATGGAGAGAAGTGGGTGATGCCGAAAATATCATCACCGTCTATCCTTCATCCTGGCGATATTGTATCCATACCGATGGAGAAACCAAGACAATCACGAAGTGGAACACGGTACCTGATTGTGAATGGACTTATTGTGATGGACAAAAACCGAGAGATGATATTAAATTTTTAAGTGCCATTATTACGGAGATGGGATCCAAATATAAGATTGATGACAAACGGATCTATCTGGTTGGCTTTTCTAATGGTGGGCAAATGGCGGCAAAATGCAGTATTTCCTTGAGTGATAAACTGGCCGCAGTCGTATCCAGCGCCGGCTCTTTTTACCTAGATACTGTGTATCAGCCTAAGAGAAAACTGCCGGTACTCTACCAAGTGGGAAATGAAGATTATGGGCCTGGTAATACCGGGCCGGCTATTCCGGCATCCGCATTTACTACTCTTTTAACTACACCCGACCTTGTATTTAAAAATGGAAAATTTAATATTATCGCCACAGATCATATTAGAAATTTTTCACTTAATCCTAAGTTTGTCATCACTGGAGATACCACCAAAGCCATCATAGCGACTTACAAACCTTTATCCGCCAGTGATAAACATGAGTTTCAATTTGTCATGATAAAAGGATTAAAACATGCCTATCCCAATGGAGAAAATCATCCTATGGAAGCTGCGGTGTTAAATTGGGCATGGATGAAAAATTTTAGTCTGTGA